In a single window of the Pseudomonas oryzihabitans genome:
- the aroA gene encoding 3-phosphoshikimate 1-carboxyvinyltransferase, with protein MSARPYIVVTPTKSALHGRIAPPGSKSITNRALLLAALAKGTSRLTGALKSDDTRHMSEALRLMGVTIDEPDATTFVVTSSGRLQQPTQPLFLGNAGTAVRFLTAAVATIDGTVTLTGDAYMQKRPLAPLLDTLSANGIQVAAPTGCPPVTVTGQRRLTARRFEVDAGLSSQYVSALLMLAALGEAPVEVALRGSDIGARGYIDLTVAAMHAFGAEVEQLDAATWQVAPTGYVARDYFIEPDASAATYLWAAQALTGGTIDLGVADAAFTQPDAKAREYIAAFPRLPAVIDGSQMQDAIPTLAVLAAFNETPVRFVGLANLRVKECDRVAALHDGLNAIRPGLAQVEGDDLLVAADPALAGSQVAAVIETHADHRIAMCFALAGLKVAGIRILDPECVGKTYPEYWNALRSLNVQLSEGIEA; from the coding sequence ATGTCCGCCAGACCTTACATCGTTGTTACCCCTACCAAATCCGCGCTGCACGGACGAATCGCCCCCCCCGGCTCCAAGTCCATCACCAACCGGGCGCTCTTGCTGGCAGCCTTGGCCAAGGGCACCAGCCGCCTGACCGGCGCGCTCAAGAGCGACGATACCCGGCACATGTCCGAGGCGTTGCGATTGATGGGGGTAACCATCGATGAACCGGACGCTACCACCTTCGTGGTGACCAGTAGCGGGCGCCTGCAGCAGCCGACGCAACCCCTGTTCCTGGGTAATGCAGGCACCGCGGTCCGCTTCCTGACCGCGGCGGTCGCCACCATTGATGGCACCGTCACCCTGACGGGCGACGCCTACATGCAGAAGCGCCCTCTCGCGCCCCTGCTGGACACCTTGAGTGCCAACGGCATCCAGGTGGCAGCCCCGACGGGCTGCCCTCCCGTGACGGTCACTGGCCAGCGGCGTCTCACGGCGCGCCGCTTCGAGGTGGATGCCGGCCTCTCCAGCCAATACGTCTCCGCGCTACTGATGCTGGCAGCGCTGGGTGAAGCGCCCGTGGAGGTTGCCCTGCGCGGCAGCGATATCGGCGCCCGTGGCTACATCGATCTTACCGTGGCGGCCATGCACGCCTTTGGTGCCGAGGTCGAGCAACTGGACGCCGCGACCTGGCAGGTGGCACCGACCGGCTACGTTGCACGGGACTATTTCATCGAGCCGGACGCCTCTGCCGCTACCTATCTATGGGCCGCACAGGCCTTGACCGGTGGCACCATCGACCTGGGCGTGGCCGACGCTGCCTTTACCCAGCCAGACGCCAAGGCCCGCGAGTACATCGCGGCCTTCCCGCGGCTGCCAGCGGTCATCGACGGTTCGCAGATGCAGGACGCCATCCCTACCCTGGCAGTGCTAGCAGCTTTCAACGAAACCCCGGTGCGTTTCGTGGGCCTGGCCAACCTGCGCGTCAAGGAGTGCGATCGCGTGGCCGCGCTGCACGATGGCCTGAACGCCATCCGTCCCGGTCTCGCCCAGGTGGAAGGTGATGACTTGCTGGTAGCCGCGGATCCCGCCTTGGCCGGCAGCCAGGTCGCGGCCGTGATCGAAACCCACGCCGACCACCGCATCGCCATGTGCTTCGCCCTGGCCGGACTCAAGGTGGCGGGCATTCGTATTCTGGATCCCGAATGCGTGGGCAAGACCTATCCTGAGTACTGGAATGCCCTACGCAGTCTGAACGTCCAGCTGAGCGAGGGTATCGAAGCCTAA